The genomic region CGCTTGCAGTGAACGGGGCATCGCTGACAATTCGCAAGTTCGGGCAGACACCGTTGACGGTCGACAATCTGATCACGTTCGGAACCCTGACACCGGAGATGGCCGAGCTCCTGCACGCTTGTGTGCAGGCCCGGCTGAACATTCTGGTCTCCGGCGGTACCGGCACCGGAAAGACGACTCTGCTCAATGTTCTCTCGTCCTTCCTGCCGGCCGACGAGCGGATTGTCACCATCGAGGATGCCGTGGAACTCCAGCTGCAGCAGGAGCACGTTGTGCGGCTGGAGAGTCGGCCGCGCAACATTGAAGGCAAAGGCGAGATCTCCATCCGCGACCTGGTCCGGAATTCGCTTCGTATGCGGCCCGACCGGATTGTCATTGGTGAAGTCCGCGGCGGCGAATCCCTCGATATGCTGCAGGCGATGAACACCGGACACGATGGCTCAATTTCCACCGTGCACGCCAACTCTCCCCGCGATGCTATCGCGCGGCTCGAGACTTTGGTGCTTATGGCGGGAATGGACTTGCCGCTGCGGGCAATTCGCGAACAGATTGCATCGGCCATAAACCTCATTGTGCATATTTCGCGACTCAGGGACGGGACGCGCCGCATCACCCACGTCACCGAGGTTCAGGGAATGGAGGGCGATATCGTCACCCTGCAGGACGCGTTCACGTTCGACTACAGCGCCGGCCTTGATGCCAACGGACGGTTCCTCGGCCGCCCCACTGCCACCGGCGTCCGGCCTCGCTTTGCCGACCATTTTGCCGAGCTGGGCATCCAGCTCTCCCCCGCCGTATTCGGCGGCCTGCACATGGGCGGTGGACACCGGTGACCGCCACAAGCCCCATTTTTTTCGCCTTGGGCATCGGCCTTTGCCTCGTGGCACTCGGCATCCTCCTGTTTTCCACCCTGGGCATGGGCAAAGCCGGAATTGCGTTGTCCAGACGGAGGCCCGGAGTCAAGGAAGAAACCTCCCTTCTGACCCGGGTGACGGACCACGCAGTGACCTTCGTGGACCGGAACGTCAGCAAGAATGCCCGCTTCGGTACGAGGGAATCGCTCGAGCAGGCAGGACTGAAGCTCCGCCAGGCTGACTTCATCCTCTTGGTTTGCTGCATCGGTGTCACGGCGAGCCTTGTCGGGTTCATTCTGGGCGGTGTCCTCATGGGTCTGCTGTTCCTCATCGTCACTCCGTTGCTTGCGATGGTTGTCCTGAGGATTCTCGCCAGCCGCAGACGCGCGAAATTTGAGGATCAGCTGGGGGATACGTTGCAGATGCTTGCCGGCGGATTGCGGGCCGGGCACAGCCTTCTGCGGTCGGTGGACGCGGTTGCCCAGGAGGCAGAATCCCCAACGTCCGAGGAATTCGCCCGGCTGGTCAACGAAACACGCCTCGGGCGGGATTTGAAGGACTCGATGCTCGATGCCGCCAAACGCCTCAAGAGCGACGACTTCGACTGGACCGGGCAGGCCATAGAAATCCACCGTGAGGTGGGCGGAGACCTGGCGGAAGTCCTGGACCACGTGGGAGAAACCATCCGGGAACGCTCTGAGATCAAGGGACAGGTCAAGGCTCTGAGCGCCGAGGGGAAACTCTCTGCCTACATCCTGATCGCCCTGCCCGTTGGCATGTTCTTGTATCTCAGTGCAGCGAGCCCAACCTACATGGCCGTTCTGTACTCGAATTTCATCGGCTGGGTAATGGTGGGCATGTCCGTGGTGCTGCTGGCCCTCGGCTCCTGGTGGCTCAGCCGCGTCGTAAAGATCAAGTTCTAGGAGGCTCGTTGTGAGTGTAATGGCGTGGTTATTGGTCGGACTCATCATCGTTCCGATTTCGGCAATGATCTTTTCACTGATCGCAGTCGACCGCGGCGGCCTGGCTGCGGTTCGAGGGAACCTGGGCCGCGGGCTTCGTTTGGCGCAGGAAAGCGCCCCGTCCGCAGAGTCGCGCGGACCGGCGGCACTCGGCGTCCGGATGACTCCCAGGGGCTACGCAGGGTGGCTGGATAAACTGCTTGCCAAGGCAGGACGGCCTGCCGGTATGCCCCTCGAACGTCTGCTCATTGCGAAGCCGGCCCTCGCCTTGGTGGCGGCATTCATCAGCATGCTGTTCCTGGCAAAGTCTCCGACCGGCATCCTTCTCTTGTTAGTGCTTCTCCTGCCGGTGCTCGCCTATTTCGTTCCGGACATTCTGATCCATGGCCGCGGAGCCGAGCGCCAGAAGGCCATCGAGATGGAACTGCCCAACACTCTCGACCAGATGCTGATTTCGGTCGAGGCAGGCTTGGGATTCGAAGCGGCGATGGCACGCGCGGGCCAAAACGGAACGGGCCCGCTGGCGCAAGAACTCGTTCGCACGCTCCAGGATATGCAGGTCGGCCGAAGCCGCAAAGATTCCTATCTGGCCATGGCCGAAAGGTCCGATGTTCCGGACTTGCGGAGCTTTGTTCGGTCCGTGGTGCAAGCAGACACATACGGAATTGCGCTGGCAGGCGTCCTCCGCACCCAGGCGAAGCAGATGCGGGTCAAGCGGCGGCAGCGTGCCGAGGAAAAGGCGATGAAACTGCCCGTCAAGGTTCTTTTCCCCCTCATGTTCTGCATCCTGCCAGTGCTGTTCATCGTTGTCATAGGTCCCGCAGCCATCAATGTGATGAACAACTACATCGGGGCGTTCTAACCCCCGACACCCCGCCCGCTACACAGGGCGCATTCCCATAGACAGGACCCCCTTGGCACCCAGAGCCGAGGGGGTCCGTCATGCGTCCGGGCTTCCGTATCCGCAGTTCAGGCGCAGAATCCGCGCAGAAAATGTGCAGAATATGTGCAGTTTGGGAAGCCTTAGCACAGGATGTGGCAAGCAGCGTAACTTTTGACGAATCGCGTTGCTAGCTTTCTGGCAGAGCTGGCGACTGGCCAGCTTACCGTCGCTCGCTCAGGAGTCTCACATGCTTTCACTTATTGCAACCCTTCAGACCCTCGGCTTCGCCGCTAAGGACCGCCTTCGCAGCGAGAAAGGCGCAACCGCTGTCGAGTACGGCATCATGGTCGCCCTCATCGCCGTCGTCATCATCGTCGCCGTCACTACCTTGGGCGGCCAGATCAACACAGCCTTTACGTCCATCGTTGACGGACTGAAGCCCAAAGTGGCGCCGTAGCCAATCACACCAGCGCAAGGACCACGGGCGGTGCGGTGAAAGGCGGGAGCCTTTCACCGCACCGCCCGTGACTTTCCAGACCTGGCGCATGGTCCAGGACTGGCTAAAGATTCCACAAGAAGAAGGGTCCCAACCCATGCGTGAGCGCTCGGAGCGCGGGGCCGTGGCCGTTGAGTTCGCTCTCCTGGCGCCGGTCCTGATTCTGCTGCTATTTGGCATCACGGAATTCGGCCGGGCCTATAACGTGCAGATTTCACTGTCCAATGCGGCGCGCGAAGGCGCGCGCGTCATGGCAATCAGCAATGACCCTACTGCTGCCCGAAGTGCCGTCCGGGGTGCGCTCGGAACGCTGGTGCCGGTTCTGCCCGATGAAAAAATTGTATTCACGGCGTCCGCCCCCGCCGGCGCCAAGACCTGCTCGGCTGGAGCTCAGATGTCCGTAACGGTCGGCTATACGCTCAGCTCGATGACCGGCATTGCGGGCCCCTTTGCCATGCAGGGCCAAGGAGCCATGCTGTGCGGGGGCTAGGCCGCCGGGGCACCCGTGAGCGTGGCGCGATCAGCGTGATCGTCGCCATTGTGATGGTGTGCCTGCTGGGCTTCGCCGCCCTGGCCGTTGATGTCGGGGTACTTTACGCCGAGCGGGCCCAACTGCAGAACAGCTCGGACGCGGTGGCACTGATGGTGGCCCAGAAGTGCGCCAAGAGTGTCAGTGATCCGGAATGCTCCGCCACATGGCCGCGCCCCACAGATCTCGCCGCCAAATTGGCCAACGGCAATGCCGCGGACGGCATGACCAACATCAAATCCATCGCCCTCGACAAGACCAAGGGGACTGTCTCGGTAGGCTCCGGGGCAAAGGAGACCGGAAGCCCCGCCAACAGCATTTCGCTGTTCTTCGCAAGGGCCCTCGGCATTACCAGCGCCGAGGTGGGTGCCACCTCACGGGCCCAATGGGGGGCCCCGTCCAAGGGAACGGTGATCGTGCCGTTGGCGATCGCCGAATGCAAATTTTCTCCGGACCCCACTTTTGTGCAAGTGCTCACTATGGATGTTAACGGATGCGGCGGGATTCCCGGGGGCTTTGGCTGGATCACCGACGGGAAGGACAGCCTTTGCAGTGTCACGATCAGCGCCGGCGCCTCAAGTGACCCGGGGATCTGGTTCAGCAGCGACACCGGCGCCCCCCGGCCCTCCGTATGCTCATCCGCGGACATCAGTGTCCTAAAGGATCAAACCGTGCTGCTCCCGCTCTACGCCGTCGCCACGGGAACGGGCTCCGGAGGCAAGTATTACGTCAAGGGGTTTGCCGCCTTCCACGTCACCGGCTACCACTTTGCCAGCGACAGCTGGAGTTCCGGCGGGAATATTGCGAACAAGTCCATCCGCGGATACTTCGTCAAATTTGTTTCCCTGTCTCAAGCCCTCGAACTCGGCGGCACCGCGGACTACGGTACGTCCGTCGTCCGTCTCAGCATTGGAGCGCCCTAAGCATGAAGTCCCGACTACTTGCCGGAGTGGCAGCGGTCGTCCTGGCCATCATCGGCGCCATCCTCGTGGTGTCCTACGCCAGCGGCGCGGACGCGCGGGCTGTGAAAAATCTTGATCCCGTAGACGTCCTCGTCGTGGCAAAACCCGTGCCGGCAGGCACCTCCGCAGAGAGTCTGTTGCCCTTCCTGACCAGCCAGAAGCTCCCGGGCACGGCTGTGCCCAAGACCGCGCTGAGCAGTCTGGACGGCCAGGCCGGCAAGGTCACCGCCGTCGGCCTGGTACCGGGCGAGCAGCTCGTTGCGGAGCGTCTGGTCGCCCCGGAAACCATCAAGCCCAGCGGCGTTATAGACGTACCGGCGGGCCTGCAGGAAATCTCCTTCCAGCTCGAGCCCCAACGCGTCGTCGGCGGCCAGCTGACGCCCGGCGATCACATCGGCATCTTCATCTCGCTGAAGAGCGGCGGCATCGCGGCCAGACCCGACACGGAGACGACGCAACTGACGCTCCACAAAGTCCTGCTGACCGCAGTGCAGGGCGCCCCGGTTCCCACTGCAACCCCCCAGCCCTCGGATGGAGGCTCTGCGACGGCCCCGGCAGCGGCCCCCTTGGTTCCCGCCGGGCCGCTGATCCTCACCGTGGCCGTGAACGATGTGGACGCCAGCAAAATCGTCTATGGCAGCGAGTTCGGCACACTCTGGCTGAGCAAGGAACCGCTCGACGCCGTTGACAGCGGCCGCCCTGGAATCATGACGAAACCGGAGGTCTACAAATGAGCCGCTTCGTGCTGATCACGCCCAATACCGACTTCGACGCGCGGGTTCGCCGGGCACTGGCCGGCGGGCTCCCCGGCGGCCTGCAGACTTTCGCCTTTGTTGATCCGTCCGATCCCGGTGCATTGTTCATGAACCTCGACCAGGAGCGCCCCGAGGTGCTGATACTCGGTCCGGACCTGCCGTTCGACGACGCATTGCGGCTGGCCATGGTCTTCGACGTCCAGCTGCCCGAGCTAAGCATTATTTTGGTCAGCGAACCTGATCCCGACTTTCTCTTGCTGGCCATGCGTGCCGGCATCCGGGATTTCCTCAGCCCGACTGCCGATGCTGCCCAGATCCGGGTCCTGCTGGAACGCGCCTGCCAATCTTTTGCCAGCAAATACAGGACCGCAGGCGGTCAACAGCCTGAGGGTTCGAGAGGCCAGGTGATCGGCGTCTTCTCGCCCAAGGGCGGAGTGGGGAAAACGACGATTGCCACCAACATCGCCATAGGGCTCGGGCAAATCGCGCCCATGAGCGTGGTGATCGTTGACCTGGACCTGCAGTTCGGAGATGTGGCCTCGGGTTTGTACCTCCACCCGGAGCACACTGTCACGGACGCCGTCTCTTCCGCAGCGAGCCAGGATTCCCTGGTGCTCAAGGCCTTCCTCACCGTCCACTCCGGCAACATCTATGCGCTGTGCGCCCCGCAAAGTCCAGTGGAAGCGGACTTCGTCACGCCGGAGCAGGTCACGCGAATGTTGCAGCAATTGGCGGAACAGTTCCAGTACGTCATCGTGGACACTGCCCCGGGGCTGCCCGAAATAGGTCTGGCTGCAATGGAGCAATGCACGGACATTGTGTGGGTGACGGCCATGGATGTTCCCAGCATCCGGGGACTCCGGTCCGGCCTCGAAATCCTTGGCCGGCTGGACGTCCTGCCGGAGACGCGCCACGTGGTCCTCAACATGGCAGACTCCAAGGCCGGCCTCAGCGTCCAGGACGTTGAGGCGACCATTGGCGCGCCCGTTGACATCAGCATTCCCCGTTCCAAGGCCGTGGCCTTCTCCACAAACCGGGGAATACCGGTGCTCCAGGACGGCCGAAAAGACCCTGCAGTCAAGGGCCTGCGTCAGCTTGTGGAACGGTTCGATCCGGCATGGCGGGCACGGGCGAAAAAGAAATTGCACCGAAGGGTGGTGGTCCAGTGAAGCTTTCCGAACGGCTTTTGGCCGCTGAGGGTGGGGCCATCCCCGAAATTAAGGCCGCACCCGCCGGCCGCCGCGCCGCTCACGTCGATTCACACTCGGCTGTGGTTCCCTCAACGTTTGAGCAACCGCGACCCATGCAGGCCGCCCCTGCTTTCGAGGAACAGCCAGACGCCCTTCGTTCCACTGACCAACAGCCGGTGGACGCCTTTGCTGCCCTGAAGGAACGCGCCGCCACGGCGCTGTTTGAACGGATGGGCGCCCGCTTCAACGATTCCGCCGTTAAAGAGGAAGACCTCCGTTCGGCCGCACGGGAAGAGCTCATCCGGATCGTCGATGCCGAGCAGGTCCCGCTCTCTGCAGAGGAGCGCTCACGGCTGGTCCGGGACGTGGCAGACGATGTGCTCGGCTACGGCCCCCTGCAGCGGCTCCTCGACGACCCGGCCGTCACGGAAATCATGGTCAATCGGATGGACCAGATTTATGTCGAGCGGCACGGCAAGCTCACGTTTACCGAGTCAAGGTTCAGTTCCGAGGACCACCTTCGCAAGGTCATCGAGCGCATTGTTTCCAAGGTGGGCCGTCGCATCGACGAGTCGTCGCCCCTCGTCGATGCGCGGCTTGAGGACGGGTCCCGCGTCAATGCCGTCATTCCCCCGCTCGCAGTGGGGGGTTCATCCCTGACCATCCGAAAATTCAGCAAGGTGCCGCTAACTGTCCGGAACCTCATCGAGTTCGGCACGCTGACGCCCGAGATGGCAGAACTGCTGGATGCATGCGTGAAGGCCAAGCTCAACATCATCGTTTCTGGCGGTACTGGCACGGGCAAGACCACGCTTCTGAATGTCCTCTCATCATTCCTGCCATCAGACGAGCGCATCGTGACGATCGAGGACGCCGTCGAACTCCAGATCCAGCAGCGGCACGTGGTGCGACTGGAGAGCCGGCCACCGAACACGGAAGGCAAGGGCGAGGTCACCATCCGGGAACTGCTGCGGAACTCCCTGCGCATGCGTCCAGACCGCATCGTGGTGGGTGAGGTCCGTGGTGGCGAATCCCTCGATATGCTCCAAGCCATGAACACGGGTCACGACGGTTCCTTGTCGACTGTCCACTCGAATTCGCCCCGCGACGCCGTCGCCCGTCTGGAGACTTTGGTGCTGATGGCCGGCATGGATCTACCGTTGCGCGCCATTCGGGAGCAGATCGCCTCGGCAGTCAACCTCATTGTGCAGATTTCCCGTCTGCGTGACGGCACCCGCCGGATCACTCACGTCACTGAGGTCCAGGGCATGGAAGGGGACATCGTCACGCTCCAGGATGCCTTCGTCTTCGACTACTCCGCCGGTGTGGACGCACACGGTCGTTTTCTCGGCAAGCCAGTGCCCACCGGGATCCGTCCCCGGTTCATTGACCGGTTCGAGGACCTGGGCATCCATGTCTCCCCTAGCGTGTTCGCCGCTCCCCCGGCTTCGGCCCTGAGACCGTGAGGAGGACATGACATTGCTGTCCCTTGGAGTTGCCTTGGTCTTCGCCGCGCTTCTGCTCCTTGGCGGTGCTTTCCTTGCCCCGCGGAAGGCAACGGTGCCACTGGACCGGCGGAGGCCCGTCCAGAACCAGCCAGACTCCGCGCTGACCCGTTTCGCGGGTTCGGCTGTCCACCTCGTGGACCGATTCTCCGCTCAGCGACAACTCCGGCTCTTCAACCGGGAAGCGATCGAACATGCAGGGCTTAGGCTGAGCCAGTCCGATTTCCTTGTACTGGTCCTTGCGGGAGCCTTCGTGGGTGCGCTGACAGGCTTCGTCATCTCCGGACCGCTGCTGGCAATCCTTCTCATCCTGCTGGCGCCCCTGGCGGGTCACCTTGTCCTTGGCTTCCTCTCAGGCAGGCGCAGGAGCTTGTTCGACCAACAGCTCGGAGACACCCTCCAATTGCTCTCCGGCGGCCTTCGGGCCGGTCACAGCATTCTGCGCGCCATTGACGCGGCAGCTACGGAATCCCTGAGCCCAACGTCGGAAGAGATGCGCCGCGTGGTCACGGAGACGAGTCTGGGACGCGATCTGCTGGCATCCCTCAACGACACGGCCCAGCGGATGCAGAATGAAGATTTCGTCTGGATCGCGCAGGCAATACAGATCAACCGGGAGGTGGGCGGAAATCTGGCAGAGGTCCTGGACCAGGTCAGCGAGACGATTCGCGAGCGCAGCGAAATCAAGGGCCACATCAAGTCGCTCGCGGCCGAAGGTAAGTTCTCCGCCTACATCCTGATGGCCATGCCGTTTGGCATCGTAACGATGCTCATGCTGGTCAACCCCGGCTACATGAACGTCATGTTTTCGCACCCGCTGGGTTGGGCCATGATCGCGGCCTCCGCCGTGATGATGACGATCGGTGGTCTGTGGATGCGCAAGATCATCGACCTGAAGTTCTGAGACGCCCATGGATCCCCTAGTCCTGCTCGCGCTGCTGCTGGTGTCGCTCCCGCTCGGGTATCTGGCATGGTCATGGCTCTCTGTGGACCGGAAGTCCGAGCGTGCGGCCCGGGAACTGCTGGCCCTCGGCAGGGACACGGCCGGTCCCGCCGGGCAGGAGCAAAGCAAGCTAGTGGAGCGGATCGGCTACCGCCTGACGCCAGCCGGCTACATCCGGAGGCTCGACAGGCTTGTGTCCCTGGCGGGACGTCCCGCGTCGCTGCCGCTCGGACGCGTGCTCGCGGCCAAGCCTCTGCTGGGCCTGCTGGGTGCTCTCCTCGGACTCTACTTGAGCGGCGCAGGCCCGACGCCGGTCCTCAAGCTGGTGGGGATCTTCGTAGCATTGCTGGGCTACTTCATCCCCGATCTCCTGCTCTACAGCAAGGGCCAGGAACGCCAGAAGGTCATGCAGCTGGAACTGGCCAACACCCTGGACCAGATGCTCATTTCGGTGGAGGCCGGTCTGGGGTTCGAGGGCGCCATGGCCCGCGCCGGGGAAAACGGGAAAGGACCGCTCGCCGAAGAGCTCGTCAGGACCCTGCAGGACATGCAGGTGGGCAGGAGCCGCCGGGAGTCCTACCTGGCACTCGCGGAACGGACGAGCATCCCGGAACTGCGCAGCTTCGTCCAGGCCGTGGTCCAGGCGGACACGTACGGCATCGCCGTCAGCACGGTGCTTCGGATCCAGGCGAAAGTCATGCGGGTCAAGCGTCGGCAGCGAGCCGAGGAGAAAGCCATGAAGCTGCCCGTGGCCATCTTGTTTCCGCTACTGTTCTTCATCTTCCCTGTGCTCTTCATCGCTATTCTTGGCCCCGCGATCATCAATGCCGTGGCGACCTTCAGCGGCCAGTAACATAAGCGCCGCCGGCGCCGGACCGCAGCGCCGGACCGCACTGCCGAACAGCACCGAAGTACCCAGGAATGCACCCGAAAACCCACAATTTTGCCACAGGAAAGGCCGGAGTTGGAAACACGGCGCAGGCGCAGCAAGTAGCGTGGGCACATGTCCTTCCAAGGTGCGCCAGATGACGGCGATACAAACACTGGCTCGTCAGCCGACAGCTCCGCGTCCGGCGCGGGCGTGGCGCCCGCAGCTGCCGAAGACGTTGCGAGCCCGGTCGTGGACCCCTCCGCCCTCCAGGAACTCGGGTCACAGCTGAACAGCCCCGCCGTGGCCACG from Arthrobacter sp. NicSoilB8 harbors:
- a CDS encoding TadE/TadG family type IV pilus assembly protein; the protein is MTFQTWRMVQDWLKIPQEEGSQPMRERSERGAVAVEFALLAPVLILLLFGITEFGRAYNVQISLSNAAREGARVMAISNDPTAARSAVRGALGTLVPVLPDEKIVFTASAPAGAKTCSAGAQMSVTVGYTLSSMTGIAGPFAMQGQGAMLCGG
- a CDS encoding type II secretion system F family protein; translated protein: MTATSPIFFALGIGLCLVALGILLFSTLGMGKAGIALSRRRPGVKEETSLLTRVTDHAVTFVDRNVSKNARFGTRESLEQAGLKLRQADFILLVCCIGVTASLVGFILGGVLMGLLFLIVTPLLAMVVLRILASRRRAKFEDQLGDTLQMLAGGLRAGHSLLRSVDAVAQEAESPTSEEFARLVNETRLGRDLKDSMLDAAKRLKSDDFDWTGQAIEIHREVGGDLAEVLDHVGETIRERSEIKGQVKALSAEGKLSAYILIALPVGMFLYLSAASPTYMAVLYSNFIGWVMVGMSVVLLALGSWWLSRVVKIKF
- a CDS encoding type II secretion system F family protein, producing the protein MDPLVLLALLLVSLPLGYLAWSWLSVDRKSERAARELLALGRDTAGPAGQEQSKLVERIGYRLTPAGYIRRLDRLVSLAGRPASLPLGRVLAAKPLLGLLGALLGLYLSGAGPTPVLKLVGIFVALLGYFIPDLLLYSKGQERQKVMQLELANTLDQMLISVEAGLGFEGAMARAGENGKGPLAEELVRTLQDMQVGRSRRESYLALAERTSIPELRSFVQAVVQADTYGIAVSTVLRIQAKVMRVKRRQRAEEKAMKLPVAILFPLLFFIFPVLFIAILGPAIINAVATFSGQ
- a CDS encoding type II secretion system F family protein, with amino-acid sequence MSVMAWLLVGLIIVPISAMIFSLIAVDRGGLAAVRGNLGRGLRLAQESAPSAESRGPAALGVRMTPRGYAGWLDKLLAKAGRPAGMPLERLLIAKPALALVAAFISMLFLAKSPTGILLLLVLLLPVLAYFVPDILIHGRGAERQKAIEMELPNTLDQMLISVEAGLGFEAAMARAGQNGTGPLAQELVRTLQDMQVGRSRKDSYLAMAERSDVPDLRSFVRSVVQADTYGIALAGVLRTQAKQMRVKRRQRAEEKAMKLPVKVLFPLMFCILPVLFIVVIGPAAINVMNNYIGAF
- a CDS encoding AAA family ATPase, which produces MSRFVLITPNTDFDARVRRALAGGLPGGLQTFAFVDPSDPGALFMNLDQERPEVLILGPDLPFDDALRLAMVFDVQLPELSIILVSEPDPDFLLLAMRAGIRDFLSPTADAAQIRVLLERACQSFASKYRTAGGQQPEGSRGQVIGVFSPKGGVGKTTIATNIAIGLGQIAPMSVVIVDLDLQFGDVASGLYLHPEHTVTDAVSSAASQDSLVLKAFLTVHSGNIYALCAPQSPVEADFVTPEQVTRMLQQLAEQFQYVIVDTAPGLPEIGLAAMEQCTDIVWVTAMDVPSIRGLRSGLEILGRLDVLPETRHVVLNMADSKAGLSVQDVEATIGAPVDISIPRSKAVAFSTNRGIPVLQDGRKDPAVKGLRQLVERFDPAWRARAKKKLHRRVVVQ
- a CDS encoding RcpC/CpaB family pilus assembly protein, which produces MKSRLLAGVAAVVLAIIGAILVVSYASGADARAVKNLDPVDVLVVAKPVPAGTSAESLLPFLTSQKLPGTAVPKTALSSLDGQAGKVTAVGLVPGEQLVAERLVAPETIKPSGVIDVPAGLQEISFQLEPQRVVGGQLTPGDHIGIFISLKSGGIAARPDTETTQLTLHKVLLTAVQGAPVPTATPQPSDGGSATAPAAAPLVPAGPLILTVAVNDVDASKIVYGSEFGTLWLSKEPLDAVDSGRPGIMTKPEVYK
- a CDS encoding Flp family type IVb pilin produces the protein MLSLIATLQTLGFAAKDRLRSEKGATAVEYGIMVALIAVVIIVAVTTLGGQINTAFTSIVDGLKPKVAP
- a CDS encoding CpaF family protein, which translates into the protein MQAAPAFEEQPDALRSTDQQPVDAFAALKERAATALFERMGARFNDSAVKEEDLRSAAREELIRIVDAEQVPLSAEERSRLVRDVADDVLGYGPLQRLLDDPAVTEIMVNRMDQIYVERHGKLTFTESRFSSEDHLRKVIERIVSKVGRRIDESSPLVDARLEDGSRVNAVIPPLAVGGSSLTIRKFSKVPLTVRNLIEFGTLTPEMAELLDACVKAKLNIIVSGGTGTGKTTLLNVLSSFLPSDERIVTIEDAVELQIQQRHVVRLESRPPNTEGKGEVTIRELLRNSLRMRPDRIVVGEVRGGESLDMLQAMNTGHDGSLSTVHSNSPRDAVARLETLVLMAGMDLPLRAIREQIASAVNLIVQISRLRDGTRRITHVTEVQGMEGDIVTLQDAFVFDYSAGVDAHGRFLGKPVPTGIRPRFIDRFEDLGIHVSPSVFAAPPASALRP
- a CDS encoding TadE/TadG family type IV pilus assembly protein, which gives rise to MRGLGRRGTRERGAISVIVAIVMVCLLGFAALAVDVGVLYAERAQLQNSSDAVALMVAQKCAKSVSDPECSATWPRPTDLAAKLANGNAADGMTNIKSIALDKTKGTVSVGSGAKETGSPANSISLFFARALGITSAEVGATSRAQWGAPSKGTVIVPLAIAECKFSPDPTFVQVLTMDVNGCGGIPGGFGWITDGKDSLCSVTISAGASSDPGIWFSSDTGAPRPSVCSSADISVLKDQTVLLPLYAVATGTGSGGKYYVKGFAAFHVTGYHFASDSWSSGGNIANKSIRGYFVKFVSLSQALELGGTADYGTSVVRLSIGAP
- a CDS encoding CpaF family protein; amino-acid sequence: MNLTKRFESLRGGGGGDTEAATNPVVASGPWSAAPALAAESPSMAPEPKVLGTDANEALTAVKDRAGTALYERMGSRITDASLDEAELQSYVKDELRAIVDEDEIPLTAPERHRLVQEIMDDVLGLGPLQKFLNETAVTEIMVNGPDKVYVERGGRLYLTNSRFSSEDHLRRIIERIVTKVGRRIDESSPMVDARLTDGSRVNAIIPPLAVNGASLTIRKFGQTPLTVDNLITFGTLTPEMAELLHACVQARLNILVSGGTGTGKTTLLNVLSSFLPADERIVTIEDAVELQLQQEHVVRLESRPRNIEGKGEISIRDLVRNSLRMRPDRIVIGEVRGGESLDMLQAMNTGHDGSISTVHANSPRDAIARLETLVLMAGMDLPLRAIREQIASAINLIVHISRLRDGTRRITHVTEVQGMEGDIVTLQDAFTFDYSAGLDANGRFLGRPTATGVRPRFADHFAELGIQLSPAVFGGLHMGGGHR
- a CDS encoding type II secretion system F family protein, with amino-acid sequence MTLLSLGVALVFAALLLLGGAFLAPRKATVPLDRRRPVQNQPDSALTRFAGSAVHLVDRFSAQRQLRLFNREAIEHAGLRLSQSDFLVLVLAGAFVGALTGFVISGPLLAILLILLAPLAGHLVLGFLSGRRRSLFDQQLGDTLQLLSGGLRAGHSILRAIDAAATESLSPTSEEMRRVVTETSLGRDLLASLNDTAQRMQNEDFVWIAQAIQINREVGGNLAEVLDQVSETIRERSEIKGHIKSLAAEGKFSAYILMAMPFGIVTMLMLVNPGYMNVMFSHPLGWAMIAASAVMMTIGGLWMRKIIDLKF